ACCACCCAGTAGGACCTCCGAGTGCGCCAAAGTGACGTTTCTCAAAAGTCTCTGAGGAGCCGCCGCGCCGACGCGTCGAAGTGACGAGATGCCGGGCGGCGACGAAGGATCTGCGGGTCGGGTTCGAGCGTGAGCCAGGCAGGCGCGCGAGTCCCCATCCGCAGATCCTTCGGACGCACAAGCTCTTGTGCAGATGCGACTTCGGTGTGTGCGCCCTCAGGATGACCGTGTGGGATGGTGCGGGTTTATGGACACTCCTCGAACGGCTCGCATCTCCCCCGATCGTCGGCTACGACGTTCCTACCTCACCCAGTCGCGGACCTGCGCGTAGACGGTCGCGTCGCCGAAGAAGCCGCTGTGATGGGTGCGATGTGGAGGTGGCCTGCTCGAGGTCGCAGGCGGCGCCGGTCCCCAACCTGCATCGCGTCGGCGCCGGCCCATCCGTGGAGGGACGGGCCGGCGCTCGTCACGAAAGGCGAACTGCTTTTTCATGCGGAGGAGCAGGGAACCCACCACTCGCCGGGATTCCTCTGCTACCTCTGCTCCTCCGCGTGAGGCCATGCTGTTCATGGATGGTGGCATGGCACTGATGGTAGATGGACGTTCGCGTGAGCCGGGAGAGGCATGGAGGACTGCATCTTCTGCGAGATCGTGGCGGGCCGCAGCCCCGTGAGCGCGTTCTACGAGGACGACGACGTGCTGGGGCTGATGACGATCGGGCCGGTCAACCCCGGGCACGCGATGGTGATCCCCAGGCGCCACGCCGCCTGCCTGGCCGACCTGGACGAGGAGACCGGGCGGCGCATCTGGACGGTGGCGCAGCGCACGGCGGCGGCCATCCGGGCGTCGGGGCTGCGCTGCGAGGGGATCAACTTCTTCCTGGCCGACGGCGCGGCGGCCGCGCAGGAGGTCTTCCACGTG
Above is a genomic segment from Longimicrobium sp. containing:
- a CDS encoding HIT family protein, whose protein sequence is MEDCIFCEIVAGRSPVSAFYEDDDVLGLMTIGPVNPGHAMVIPRRHAACLADLDEETGRRIWTVAQRTAAAIRASGLRCEGINFFLADGAAAAQEVFHVHLHVFPRFRGDPFRLVADWSVKPPREELDRTAGLIRAAYERLWKGGGPSS